The sequence AGGTAACCTATGACTCCACCGCACCCAGCGAAAAAGAATTTTAATCCCGATAGCACTTTGATGCGAATTATGATGCAGTATTACATCTtgatattaggccacaccaatttaatttcttggttaacagatttttttttaaatgttagcaacaaaaaaaatcatgaaaacagaaggctggggtgaaaacttgcacctgaccacgttcacaccctgaaactgtgtgcaccaaagtacagactttcctctgagattctgttttcatgttgattttggaatttagcaatttttcaaaaaatatgttaaccaagaaattaaattggtgtggccttaagtatACCGGTAGCTATGATCAGTTTGTCGTAATTCTAGAGAGAATTTATCTTATAAAGAATTTATGTCGAATTTCAGAAATATGGAGGGCAGGCCCCTAATTATTGTCCAACAGTTGTTTTCTAATAAGTACTTCCTTCATGATTATCTGTACTTTAAAATGGAGGTAAACTTAGTAGACACTTCTCATGCAAGCATCTTGAATgaataagattaaaaaaaaaaaattcataccaCTATGCAAAACTTCTTGCCACTATGCACGTCTTTCAATAACTAGATTTTTGTACTTTAATACAAGATAATTTCGGCTGACTTTATTTGCAGATACATTTGGCTAATTCTGGGTATGATCATTGAGTAGGACTTATTTCACAATGAATGTATCAATAGTGACAAAAGATGGCTTATATCAATATTCTCACATACATAGAGTTGtctgttgtttatttttgcaaaaAGCGTGCTGAAACTGGTGCAATATCCTCTTTGTTTTGGTATAGGAAAAGCCACCACAATGCCCATCCAACAGTATCACCATGTAAACTGACCGACATGAAACTGTTCCTGTCATGAGTTTGAAGTACAGCACTTTTCTTATGCTTCTTTCAGTTTGAAGTATGACACTTTATTCATTGCTTCTTGTTAACCTTGTATACATACTTCCACTATCTTCTAAAATCAACATTGAAAGTGAAAGCTACTGTCCATCCGATAGATCTACATTGAGTTAGATTCGCCGAGCCTTTCGTGGACGAGGACTATTGGCGGAGAAACGCGTGGCATCAGTGATGGACACGATGTTTATTCCTCCCATTTGCACTCCCTTGACGATTGGCTAGACAAAAGATATTCATGTTAAAGATATAAACATTTGACAAATCAAGAAGGAAGAAATCAATGGACCTATCATAACTACTATATAGTTTTGGGGCTTCTTTACAAGAGCAGTTACATAAGGTAAAAACTATTTCCAATACCCACCTGCCTGCCTGGTCCGATTCCACGTAGCACCAGCCGCACATTGTTGATCCCGAGATCAAGTGCTTTctgaaagaagagaaaaaaccTTTTCACACAGATGTCAGATATGGGAAGAGATAGATTTGCTGGTAAGTCATCTATTCCCTTAGAACAGAATGACTAAGCAAACtggtactgttacagtattttgaCTGGTGGACACATGGAATCATACATCACACAACGAAACTGTGCACTTGTGGAGAGCCTTTCTAACGATGAAACCTTAATTTTTCTAACAAGTTCATTTGTGTAAAGAGTAAAAAGTATACTCACAGTTGCAATGGACTGCCCAGTTACCTCTGCAGCTACAGAAGTGGCCTTTTTGGCATTCTTAAACCCTTCCTTTCCCTGtagaaaaaacaacaccaaATTCTTTTGACATTATTTTTAACAAAATCAAAAGGCAGGACAGTCAATGAGAAAAACCTAGCCCTTTTCAGAAATATACATGCATCATTGTAaatcattttctacatgtaatgttatattgCCATAGTGCAAGAGTACAAAAATGACAtgatatttaatttttttacttatatGAAGTTGTACTTACACAAGTTGTTTGAGCAAGTATCTTTCCTGAAAAAAAGCATAAAGAACTGTAAAGTAAATGGAGCCATTGAAAATAGCATCTCCTAGTCCTCAGTGCTATCATTCTTAACAAATAAAATACATTCCTTTTTGTGGAGATGAATTTTCTCTGCACAATCGTGAGTTTCAACCATTTGATATATCCTTCCTGTTGATGGGTCATTTTATGACCTCTTACTACTGACTTGTGTGAAGGCACATGTCTATCCCCTCATGTAGCCATTCATGAACAATTAGAATAATAATCAAACTTGGGCAGGTTGTCACACTTGAAACAGACTTGGTTACTGAACTCCATCTCTAACATAGTTCTCAATTCCCCATACCAGATATAGACTACAGCCTTTGTCCCAACCAATATTCTATCCCTCTCCTAGCCGGGGTAACTGTTTCAGGGCTTTTTCTCTTGATTGCCGTCTTCTTATACATCAGTGAGAGAAATCCTGCAACAGTTGCAATGGCTACCCCTCCCCACCCACCTGTGCTGTCTGTACAGGTTGCATGTGTGTTGTTCCAGTTGGCGAAGACGTGGATCACAGGCAGCTGGTTGTAGGGGATACCATCAAACACCTGGCCATAGCCCGGCAGACAGGAGTTGTACATCTCCCTAGTAAGGGAACATACATCATATTCTTCAGCACCTTGAGGATTCCATAtatcaaatgttacatttttcattCACAATCTTAAAATATCATTCTCTATCTCTCAAAGGTACATATCATAGATATACTTTACAATATATGACCAAGCTCTACATACTTACAAGAAATCTTAAGACTTTTGAAAGCCCCTTTCTCTTGGAGAATGTACTGTTCTTTCCTTTCACTTACATCCATTTCTGCCTCCTTGCAATGTCTTCATCAAGACTGGAGTCCTCCTGCTGAGATTCTTCAGCATCTTCCAGTTTCTTCTCTGTAGTTTCTGTAGATTCCTCCTTTACTTCTTCTGTCCATCTTGTAGTTGTGGTAGAAAATGTCCGTACATGTGATGATAGTAGTGCTGATTGAACCGGCCTTCCTCTCAAGTCGATAGGAGAGTTTCTTACCAAGGTGGTGTTACATCTCACCAGGAGTCTTCTGGTTGACGCTAAGGACAGGCAGCGGACTTGAAGAAGGAGAGTTTCTGTCAAAATAAGAAACATAAAAGAGGCACAAACTATTAATCTTATCTTTAACTTAGAAGTTAGGcatcaaagaaaatattgaggTCCCTTGGTATCGTTTCACAGAGCTCCTGGCTGCAATCATTTGATGATTGGAAGACccccggttcgaatccagggaagggcatcctggttggagctgcattcgtctttcagaagggatgtaaaatcggcctcgaacacgttaacaggcactacaagtacaacagtCTTATTCCTCCTATGGGTGCCTACtggctgtaacgttacatgtactacttcagatgaatatatGTTTTGTGAAAGAAAATCCTAGTAAAAGAAAATCGACCCTTAGTGCCGCCCTCCCCCAATTCCACTAGAAAATGTTGGCCACGGTGAAATAAGTTGACTTATGACGCGTTTATTATCACCAAAACGTACTTCAAAACAAGTTCTAACCATTGTTATTAGCGGATTTCTATATATTACAACTAGAAGGTCtctgtaaaagaaaaatgatcGCATTTCATAAGTCTGACTTACCCAAGGGCGCAGCCATCTTGTTTTATCCCTACAGAGAGCAGAAAAACGTGAATGAACCACAAACTTGACAAAACAATGGAACAATATCTTTAGAATTAATTTTCAGCATATAATTATAACTAGTTTAATTCAATAAGTAATAAGGTATACATAGCTGTTATTATACCTCTCAAGGCCAGCGTGACGTTTTGTTTTCCGTGCAATTTCGCTCCGATGCCGTCTTTGCGCGCGAAAGTTTGAACAATGTCAGATATGAGATGAGGTAGGTtcacccaaggaggttaaaactattttaacctccttggttcaccGGTCTATTCAACGTTACGAGGGAAACAATGTCATCGTTTTTATTACAGGAGAATGAAGACGGTAGGATATCTAAGAAATCTATGGTTTGAAGGTAAGGGGAGTGATCATCGGAACAACATTTACCTGCAGAGTTCCGtgaactttttttgtaatgggggtggggggcaaaaTGCAAATACAGGTAACGTTTCTACAGAAAACTAACTTTCATTGACTTTGACGTGTGAAACGTTGCTATGCATAAAATGTAGAATGCCCTTTGTACACACTCTTGTTCCTGACCAGATAGCTCAATGGATAATGATGATCATTGATGATATTTATTATGGTGCAGACTGCATTCAGAAATAAAACTCACAAATTAATGGGTGGGTTACTGAATTAGGTTGATTTTAGGTCCAGAATgttggtgttttgttttattatatATGCCCATGTAATTTTCATTGCCTAGGTTACAAAATTGGCAACCACatgatactagtatatggattAATTGACACCTAGGCACATTGAAAGATTAGATTTTCATTTGATGAtatgaacagaaaaaaatacaagaaaaaactCAAATATTTCTATATCACCTTTATGTAACCATCTGTCCCTAGTCATACCTGAAATGGTAATTTAACTTAAAATGGTTAATTATTACACATGCTGTTTGATAGTCTTTTTAATGATTCAGACTGGCAGTAAAGGTCCGCATTGAATGTTGCAATTGTACTGCAAAGTCCTGTTGAAACTTCTTAGCAGCAATGGACAATTGGTAATTTCTATACATCCAATATTGCACATTGTTTTCATGTGGTATCATTTTGTTGCTGTGTTGATTGGTTTTCATTAAAATCTTTTGACAGATATTTGCTGATATCGTCAGTTGTATTGTTAGCTAAGTTGGCCCATATTCAACACAAGAAATAATTTCAAACTACAGAGTATGTTTATTTAAATTCTACTAATTGAATTGTGAAGGGTTGGGTTTGATTATCTgtactttgtttgtttacagatgGTAGAAAATTGTGTAGGATTGTATTTGACCATCCTTCCGAAGGGGATAAAATTTGGAAGCAACCTCTTTGGTCTTTATTAACTTAATATCAAGGAGAAGCATTAAAACCACACTCttacaagaaaaagacagaggtttcttatatgtacatgtagatgatatgTGAGCAattgaaatgtaatgataaTTTTATGGCCGTGGTTTAACCTTTGTTAGcagtgtgtgtgaatgtgtgcagTACATTTACATGCCCTTTGTTGAAAAGTGCCAATTTGTGGCAGTACTATTCTGTACTGCTAACGTTTCCAACAGAACATCAATGTCTCGGTAAATTGGTCAAATTAAGATAAACCAACCTCATTTGCTTCACTTTGTTTCTTGATGAATTGCGGGGGAAAAATTCTCCAAGTCCATGGAGGGCTACCCGCAGGAGGGGTATGGGACTTTAACCATTCTGCCATGAAATTAAATGATTTAATTGGCCTTGTCTCATTCTGTGGATGATATACAGCTGTGAGGTACAGGGGGTCTCTATGCCACAGACAATATTGTCCCACGAGAACACTAAATTCCACCCTTAATATGCATTTGTGAGGAGCTTTAATCTAGAAGTGGCTTTTGTCATGCTCCAATATTGGCATTTCATTTGCAAATTATGACCTTCTAATGTTTGGTGCAACTCCCTAGGAGCTGTGGTTGCCATTTCTCCAGAATGCTTGCAGTGGAGAGATAAGCAATGGTTACTGCGAAAGTTGGTTTTCCCTGCCAAATAATTAAATGAAAACACTCCAGAAGGGAACTCAATTTTGGTGGCCCCCGTCTGCAGTGAGTAGCTTTTAATTAAGAGTTGCTGATTTGTGCACACGGATCTCTCCCCGCTGACATAGCTGCGTGGTGACGTGCACTGTACATTAATGTTGAAAGGGGCAGACTTGGAAGCAAAGTTAATCGGGTAGAGTTCAATTATTCTGTGTTTCTGCGAGGGCCTGGAGTGCTGTGGCATGTCTTAAGCAGGGAACAGTGGGCTCACTGGGCTGTGTCCTGCCTAGGTGTGACAGCAGGCTTAAGTATGGCCAAGACCTCCTGCCCTCAATTACTTCCAACTAAAAAAAGTGTGTGGATCTAAAGCCCTTGGAAGGGAGCCTTCGTCGTGTCAGAACTTGAGTTCAAAAGTTTGCAGGCTTTTCAGATGAGGGTGATCTAGTCCGTACATGTAACGGTAATGGCCTTTAAAAATTCATACCAAGAAGACATGTATGGGCAGACAGAGAGTGTCCATACCTAATGTAATATCTGCAGGTACAAAATAATTCCATCTAGCTGATTACCACTAGGATGGCCTCTCCAATGTGCTAACACAGGTCAAGCATATCCTGGCATGACCGAGTTAGACCTAATAGAGAATCCCCCTACTGAGATGAACACTAGCCTTCCGAGCCATTCCTATTAAAGCCAATATTTATTTTAAGGTACTGTGCATCCTGGAGGGTTCCCACAGGGGTGTGTCCATCCCAGTTCATCATCAGAATGCTGTGCCGAGGTAGGAAATACAATTGATtggtgggatggaaaaaatgtGCTTTGCTCAAGCTGTTGCCATCTGTGAAAGTGGCGGAAAGCACCATTCacttaaagtgattttatttacaAGTTTTTTTGGCACGCCCATATCCATGACCTTCCAACAGTGTCAAAAGCTCAAACTTAAAATTTAAGATTGGTTTATTGTTTTAAGTTTTGGTTTACGTTTTGCACAGTCAGTTTCAGTGATTGACATACAGTTGTTTGAAGAAAAATGTTGCAATGTAAACTTTGCTTAAACTGCAAGACCTTGCATAATCTGTATTGCTTAAGTTGGGGCGTTCTTATGATCATATTTGTATCACTGTATGTGGCCATTGGTATGTGTGTGTTACTGTGATTGCAGCCAAAATTGTTATTAGGAAGCACATGTCACTGAATCTGAGTTTATACCATGATACTGTGAAGTTTACTTAAAAAGTCTGTTAGAAAAGTTGAAAATGTTAGGGTGGTATTGTTCATGCCATCGTTTAGCCATCAGTTTCTAGTTAAAAGTGGACATGGCTGTATCATCAAAAGATTTCAATCTTATGATGTTATTTGCAAATAACATGCTTTTCACGTGCACTCATTAATACGTAATGAAAGCAATTCTGAAGCTGTCatgatcatttttttttcaatgcaggCAAATGTTGTGGGAGTGTCCATTGGTTTCCATTGATTGATGAGATTGCTTTTCTGCCAGCCAGAAAAACAACATCGTAATTAATGGTGCTCAGCAAGGTTGTGACTTTGAGAAAATATTTGTCTTTCCTCCCTCGTAACTGATGACAGTCACACGCTTTGGTAGTGCCAATTTGATCCAGATGCTTGAAAATTACATTATGAAGTTATGGCTTTGTTTAACAATAGTCAGTAATGTCTCTGGGTTTCAATCATCCTTGATGTGATGTACAAGTAAAAGTCTTAaaaactctgtgtgtgtgtgaacaacataacttgagaagctacAGATGAATCCTAATCATATTTGGTAGATGAGAGGGGGtcaggaaaacgaaggtcaagttcgataatggccCCCTTGCGGATTTCTAAggcactgcaacagaacttccggttttgataccaTGTGTTCAGGACatgctgtggttttgattttttagtggcagatagcttccTTGTTAGACAGTGGAGGAACTGTTTAAGACATGGAAGAGAAGTTCAACCAAATTCCCAGTAGAGCAGTGAGATGGAGATACCATAATATTTAGGGTGCCCTGCAGGAGCTAagatggtcaagtttgataaccTAATTCTGAAGATCTCTGTATTGAACATTATTGACCCAAGCATCTGATATCAGATTAATTAGGAAACGCTGTTGATGATCTGACTGAACTGGTAGGTGAAGCATCATATTCTTCATTGTCTGATCACCCAACAAAACTATGTACATATCCACTGATATTAAGGTACATAGTGAACAAATTATTAAAAGACTAAGCTGTGGATTCAGGGTTAAACTTTACACCTAATAAGATAGACAGTCACCTGAATTTTAATTGTCTTATTTAAGAAATAGCGGTAGTGCAATAACCTGATTACCGTTATCTAAACAATAAACTTTCTTGTTGTTGTGTGGATGATATTGTAAGTTAAAGCTAGATGATGATACATTGTGATGTTGATGGATAtgatcaatctccaagcagatgtggtggACACTTTTGTACACTTTTCTGACTGGCCGGCTTTTCTGACAGTCCTCTTATCTCAGGGGTAAAGTACTGTCAGAGAAGTCATCAGGTCAGGAGAGTGTACAATTGTCCACCACagaatctgcttggagattaggataaGATGCCTCTTTGTCATTGTAGAGAGGAGTCTGTGGTTACAGTTGCAGACGTGATGTGTCATAGTCAGGGAATCTAGATGATTTGATCATGCATGAATGATCAAACCCTTCCAAGTGATTGACATGAgtgatgaagatggctgacatGAAGGATGCTGATGCTGTGGAAGAGGGCGAGGAGCAGGAGGAGACATTGATTCAGTTGAGACTAGACAGGTAGAGTCTTCCACTTGTGATTGCTATTATGGGCTATGAGGAAAATTGCTGTCTTTGAATATTGTAACTGGAAAAAGATTGCAGGAAGTTAATGATGATGTTGGATCATGAAAGTTTCATAACGGAAATGTTGAACAAATTTGTATTACCAATACAGGCTGActtatgtgttttgtatgtgAAAATACTTCATCGCTTGGATACTTTTATTacatatttcattgttttcaatGTTGTTTTGTCAATGTAGGGTGCCATCAGGTAGGCTTGACTTCTTAACCTTTAACACTTAACCCAACAGAAGATGCCGTAAACAAGATATGCTGATACTAGTGATAGCACAGACAGCAGGGAAATGGCTTTCTTTTCAACGCTTTCCCTGCATCCAGCCTGGATTATAAGGATAACAGAGCAAGGCTGGTATGAGGTGAGGAAGCTTTAAGGTTCTGTACTGCTCTCTCGTATCCTGTTCCTTTTGTTGTTCTCTTAAATCCTACCTGCAGCTACACATTAAACTGAGCCAACTTTAATCCTCGACTTGGAAAGATCAAGAGATGTCTGCCCAAGATTACGATCCATGTTTACACACGCTTAAATGGTATCTGAAGTGCTATAAATTTTGACGTCATGTCAAGTCTTATGAAAATCGTTTTGGTGTTTAAGAAGGTGACCCTGTAATGATTGCTAAATGTTTGCAGAGGGGATTTAAATGAACGGCCTATGGGAATCACAACTGAAGTTgacaaataattcaaaattttgTGTTCCAGatgaaaaaagtttttaaaaggcAGCACAGGACAAGGTTCAAGATTGAAGGCATCTTCCCAAGGTTTGTTGGTGAATTTCAGTTACTTTATTTGTCATGATTTAAGCTCTGCCCGAGGAATGACACTGAAGTGAGCTGACAGCCACGTgtgatgaaaacaaagcaagACAAATGTTCCCCGGCCATCCCCTCCGCCATGTGGCACATTAAGATTCCTGGCACAACGTGTTGAACCCCTCGTGAACAATAGCAGTATCACCCCAATTTTCAACCGCTCCGAGGGACAATTTGCGTCAGCGGCTCCTACTCTTTTCCGAACTGCAGGTAAAAACAAAGCAGACCACACAAGGTGTAAATGTTGTCACCTTACGTTTTGTTCACTGTTGGCGAGCGGTGGTTTTGATGTCAGCGTAGAAGGTGAACCTTTGTCCGGGTAATTATAGGGTAGGAATCGTCGAGCGTTGGACTTGTTGACTTTTCTTTGTGAATAATCCTCTAATGTTGACTTAGCACAGTACAATACTCCAACTTAGGAAGGATTGTTAGGCTTAGTCTTGTAAATCAACTTGAAGTGCAATTCTCAGAGCATAACCTTAttcttaaaaaaagaagaattgtTTATTTTGGTCTTAGTATAGTCAAACCAGTTTGATGCCTTGGTTGTTTgattcattatatatatatattccaaTATCTGAATAATACAGTAATGATATACACTTGAGTGCAGAGTAGATTTTAGTTTCAAATTATTTACTTTTCTTTTGACCTTGTGTGTAGACGAACTTTATTGTAGTCATGTTGAATGTGTATGCATTTTTATAATAGGGCAATTTTTGTAAAGGAACAGTCACCATAACCGCAATGGTAGTCTGCTAGGATCCCAAGAGgagatttttttatcattcttttttagaaaataaaaaacCCTGGAATTAAATTGATTTGGCCTATCTTTTTAACATGGCGATTGAAATGTCTTTTATTGATGAAACAAAGGTATACTATCATACATGTTAGAACCATACACGACATAATCCTAGTCAGAAGCCACTTCAAGCCTGTAGTCTTTAAGGCATTATTACTAACTCATGTACCAGTAATTAGACAATATGGAAGATCACAGTTGG comes from Branchiostoma lanceolatum isolate klBraLanc5 chromosome 2, klBraLanc5.hap2, whole genome shotgun sequence and encodes:
- the LOC136428200 gene encoding small ribosomal subunit protein uS11m-like → MAAPLETLLLQVRCLSLASTRRLLVRCNTTLVRNSPIDLRGRPVQSALLSSHVRTFSTTTTRWTEEVKEESTETTEKKLEDAEESQQEDSSLDEDIARRQKWMEMYNSCLPGYGQVFDGIPYNQLPVIHVFANWNNTHATCTDSTGKILAQTTCGKEGFKNAKKATSVAAEVTGQSIATKALDLGINNVRLVLRGIGPGRQPIVKGVQMGGINIVSITDATRFSANSPRPRKARRI